The genomic stretch GGCCCAGGTCGAGTCCATGTTGGTTTGTGCCATAATAAAATTGGATAATTTATCCTTATGGAAAAGTTAGGAGCAGAGCAAATGAAGGAAAGTTGGATGGGTAAAGGTTTCTGTGTCTGGTTTACCGGGTTGAGCGCCTCAGGCAAGACCACCCTGAGCAGGCTTCTTCAGGAGACCCTCTTAGAGCGGGGCCTGCTTGTGGAAATCTTAGATGGTGATATCATTCGAAAAAATTTAAGCAAGGGTCTGGGTTTCTCCAGGGAGGATCGAAACACGAACATTCGGCGCATCGGCTTTGTCGCCCATCTCCTGGCCCGCAATGGCGTGGCTGTTATTGTAGCCGCCATTTCCCCCTATCAAAGCGCCCGGGATGAGGTTCGGGCGGAGATTGGTGATTTTGTCGAGGTCTTTCTTGATTGTCCGTTAGAAATCTGTGTGGAAAGGGACCCCAAAGGCCTGTACCGTAAGGCCCTGGCCGGTGAAATCAAGCATTTCACCGGCATAGACGACCCTTATGAAGTCCCTGAAAACCCTGAGGTGGTGGTTCGCACGCACGAGGAAAGCCCTGAGGATGGCCTGGCGCGGATTATCCGCACCTTAGAGAATCTGGGGCGCATCCCAACCTTTTCCGGCGAAGATTACTTAGAAGCAAAGGCCCAGGTTATTAAAAACCGACAGACCGAACTAGGATAGTTGTAAATGTTCCTGTATATGCGCCTTTAAAAAAAGTATGGCACAGGGGATGTTTATTATATTATAAATAACTGAATGATCATCTTCTTATCATTCAGGGCATCTTTACATGATTATGACGAAAATTTATAAGGAAGACTAATTTATAAGGCGATTATGCAGGATCATACATTACAGGTTGGAACGGTTGAAGAAGATGAGCTTAAGATTAGAGAGTTCTCATTAAGCCCTGATGGGGAAAAATTCAAGCTGCCTGATGAAGATGATTACAGGCGAGAATGGGCCAGGCTCCAGGAACTGGTAAAGATCCAGAGGGAGATGGACCGGCAGATTGTGGTGGTGATAGGCATTGGATTTGTGGGAGCCGTCATGGCCGCAGTGGTGGCCGACTCTGTGGATAAAAACACCGGAAACCCCAATAAATTTGTAATTGGGATGCAGAGGCCAAGCACAAGGAGTTTTTGGAAAATTCCGTTGATCAACAAAGGTGTCTCTCCGGTTAAAGCCGAAGATCCTGAAGTAAGCCCGATGATCGAACGCTGTGTTAAGGAGAAAAAAACTCTCATTGCGACCTTCCACAATGATATTCTGAAGCTAGCGGATGTGGTAATCGTTGATGTCCAGTGTGATTTCCTCAAGCACGACCTGGGCAATCTTAAGACCGGTCAGGCGGACATCAACGCCCTGGAGGAGAGCTTCAGAACAATTGGCGAGAAGATAAATCCAGAATGCCTCGTCCTAATTGAGACAACCGTTCCACCGGGCACAACCGAATATGTGGGTTATCCTATTATTAAAAGGAGTTTCAAGCGGCGTGGCATCGAGGAAGAACCATTGTTGGCCCATAGTTTTGAAAGGGTTATGCCAGGACGAGAATATGTCCGGTCTATCAGGGATTTCTGGCGGGTATGCAGCGGCATAGATGAGAAAAGTCGGGAAAGGGTTGTCCAGTTCTTATCCGACGTCCTTAACGTTGAAGAATATCCGCTCACTGTCCTCGATCGGCCTATTGAAAGTGAAACCTGCAAGATAGTGGAGAACAGTTATCGGGCCACAATCTTGGCCTTTTTGCACGAATGGAGTCTGTTTGCTGAGACCAATGGTGTTGATCTCATCAAGGTAATCAAGGCCATTAAAGTCCGCCCTACCCACAGCAATATCATTTTCCCGGGCCCGGGCATAGGAGGTTACTGTCTGCCCAAAGATGGGGGTCTTGGTTTATGGGCTTACAAACATCTTATGGGGTTTGAAGCAGACATCTTCAAGATCACCCCGGAGGCCATCAATATCAATGACACTCGAGCCTTGCATGTAGCCCAATTAATTCGAGACGCTTTGAGAAACATGGGGCGAATTGTTGCCGCGTCCCAGATCACCATATTGGGAGTATCCTACCGGGAAGACGTGGGGGATACCCGTTACAGCGGTTCAGAAATCATTATTCGAAAACTGACCGAAATGGGAGCTGAGGTAAAGGCTCATGACCCCTATGTTTCGCACTGGTGGGAGTTGGAGAAACAGGAGAGTTATCCGGCTTCTGGCGCCAGCTGGTCCAGATTCTTCCGCAACCAGGAGCACTTGAGTGAATTCCGTATGACATCAGAACTGTCTGAAGCATTAAATGGAGCGGAAGGCATCATTTTTGCGGTTCGGCATAAACACTACCTGAATCTGGACCCAGAGGAAGTGGTCAGCATGACCGGCGGGCCTGTGGCCATCGTGGACTGCTTTGGTATTCTGGATGATGCCATCATAGAAAAATACTTTGAACTGGGTTGTGAAGTCAAGGGCCTGGGACGGGGGCATATCCAAAGGATCAAAGAAAAGGTTCACAGAAAAAAGTTAGGTATGACATGAAGCCAATTAGCGGAACCTTAAGAAATGAACCGAGAAAAGCTGTGGGATTGTTTCTAGGCGTGGATAAACACGGATTAGCAATTAGGTGAGATCAAGATGCACATACTGGTAACAGGCGCGGCTGGTTTTATTGGGTTGCATTTGAGCAAACGACTTCTGGAAGAAGATCATTCTGTCGTCGGCCTGGACAATTTAAATGATTATTACAATGTTCAGCTCAAAAGGGATCGTTTAAAACAACTTAAGCCTTTTGATGCCTTTTCCTTTTGCCATTTGGACATGGTGAACCAAAAAGGAATGGAAGGAATCTTTGCCAAGCATCGCTTTGATCGTGTCATCAATCTTGCGGCCCAGGCAGGGGTGAGGTACAGCCTGACGAACCCCCATACTTACGTGGATAGCAACATCAAGGGCTTTCTTCATATTTTAGAAGGCTGTCGCCATACCAAGGTGCCTCATCTTGTTTTTGCTTCCAGCAGTTCGGTCTACGGTCTG from Deltaproteobacteria bacterium encodes the following:
- the cysC gene encoding adenylyl-sulfate kinase, giving the protein MKESWMGKGFCVWFTGLSASGKTTLSRLLQETLLERGLLVEILDGDIIRKNLSKGLGFSREDRNTNIRRIGFVAHLLARNGVAVIVAAISPYQSARDEVRAEIGDFVEVFLDCPLEICVERDPKGLYRKALAGEIKHFTGIDDPYEVPENPEVVVRTHEESPEDGLARIIRTLENLGRIPTFSGEDYLEAKAQVIKNRQTELG
- a CDS encoding nucleotide sugar dehydrogenase — encoded protein: MQDHTLQVGTVEEDELKIREFSLSPDGEKFKLPDEDDYRREWARLQELVKIQREMDRQIVVVIGIGFVGAVMAAVVADSVDKNTGNPNKFVIGMQRPSTRSFWKIPLINKGVSPVKAEDPEVSPMIERCVKEKKTLIATFHNDILKLADVVIVDVQCDFLKHDLGNLKTGQADINALEESFRTIGEKINPECLVLIETTVPPGTTEYVGYPIIKRSFKRRGIEEEPLLAHSFERVMPGREYVRSIRDFWRVCSGIDEKSRERVVQFLSDVLNVEEYPLTVLDRPIESETCKIVENSYRATILAFLHEWSLFAETNGVDLIKVIKAIKVRPTHSNIIFPGPGIGGYCLPKDGGLGLWAYKHLMGFEADIFKITPEAININDTRALHVAQLIRDALRNMGRIVAASQITILGVSYREDVGDTRYSGSEIIIRKLTEMGAEVKAHDPYVSHWWELEKQESYPASGASWSRFFRNQEHLSEFRMTSELSEALNGAEGIIFAVRHKHYLNLDPEEVVSMTGGPVAIVDCFGILDDAIIEKYFELGCEVKGLGRGHIQRIKEKVHRKKLGMT